From the Pseudomonas lalucatii genome, the window GCGCCTGCCCGGGGCCTGGTGCGGCGGCCTGCTGCTGGGCCTGCTGCCCGGCGCCTGGCTCGGCCTGCTGCTGAGTGCCTGCGTGCTGCTGGCGGTGCTGTCCAGCTACCGCTGGCTGGCGCTGCCCTGCAGCCCGCGCAACCTGGCCCTGGCCGGCTTCTGTTCGGGGCTGATGGGCACCGCCACCGCGGTCGGCGGCCCGCCCATGGCGCTGGTCTACCAGGGCCGCGAGGCCGCCGATACCCGGGCCGAGCTGGCCGCCTTCTTCCTCCTGACCACCCCGGCCTCGCTGCTGGCGCTGCTCTACCAGGGGCGCCTGCCCCTCGACGACCTGCTCAGCGGCAGCCTCAAGCTGGCCCCCGGCGTGCTGGCCGGCTACGGCCTGGCGCTCTGCCTGCGCGGGCGCTTCGATCGGCACAACCCGCGGCGGCTGCTACTGCTGCTCGCCGGGCTGGCCGCCGGCGGCCTGCTGCTGCTCAGCCTGTGGCGGCTGTGGGCTGGAGCCTGACCCCCTCAATAGCCGGTCATCTCCAGATAGCCCACGCCCGAGTGGCTGCCGGCGAAGCGGATCGGGCCCTCCCAGTAGGGGAAGCGCGTGGCCATCCAGGAATCATCCTGCAGCGGAGCGGTGTCGACCGCCAGGCCCTTGGCGGCCACCTGCAGGGTCCAGCGGATCGGCATCCGCCGCCCCGCCACGCGCGCAAAGCCGGTCGGGGTCAGGCGGATGTCGCGTTCCTCCAGAGCCTGGCTGCTGCCATCGGCGCCTATCCAGGTGCCCGCGCGGTAATGCCGGCCGTCGGCGTGGCGCAGCTGGAACAGCATCAGCTTGTCGCCCGAGTCCAGATGCAGGGAAAACCAGTCCCAGCCCAGCTGGTCCGCGGCCAGGGGCTGGCTGCTCCATTCGCGGTCGAGCCAGGCCAGGCCCTCGACCTCGCTGGCCTGGCCGTCCAGCTCGACCTCGCCCACGGCCCGCAGGAACGGCTGGCTGTAGTAGTAGGACGCCTGGCCCTGGCCGGACTTCTGGCTGTAGCCCTGGCGGCCGTGCAGCACCGGTCCCTGGTCGCTGCTCAGGCGCAGGCGATAGGCGAAGTCGCGGCCCCTGGCCCGCAGCTGCAATTCGCCCAGGCCGTCCTGCTGCGGCGCCAGGCTGCGCAGCTGCCAGTCGTCGATCCAGGCGTGCAACGGGGTCGCCTCGACTCCGGCCTGGCCGATGCCACCGCGGGCGAAGGTCTCGGCGAAACGATGGCCGTCGGGGCCGGTCAGCGCCGCATGGCCCATCCACAGGGTGCGGTTGTCCCAACCCGTCGCGCTGTCGCCGGGGCGCAGGGCGTTGCGAAACAGCGTCCACTGCAAGCCCCAGGACCGCCCCTGGCGATCCCTGAGGTTGGCGGTGAGGTACCACCACTCGATGCGGTAGTCCGGGTGGGCGCCGTGGTCGGCCGGAAACACCAGGGGCCTGCCCGGCTCGACTTGGGCGAAGGCCTCGGCGCCACTGCCGAGCCCGGCGAAACCCTGGGGCGACGGCGACTGGCCGTCGCAGGCCAGCAGCAGGCCGGCCAGTGCCAGCCCGATGCCTCTAGCGTTCATCGGCGAAACTCCGCAGCAAGGCCGCCGGGCTGCTGCGCGCCAGGCGCCACAGCGGCCAGGCGACGGCCAGCAGGCTGGCCAGCAACGCCAGGCCGAACAGTTGCAGCAGTTGCCCGGGGAAGACCTGCAGCGGCAGGCGCCAGCCAAAGGCCTGCACGTTGACCACCGCCA encodes:
- a CDS encoding TSUP family transporter translates to MSYSALDCLALLIVLGGCLVQALLGIGFALLAAPLLYLLDPGYVPGPVLLLGFLLACCMLLGERQAPAWRRPLPAILGRLPGAWCGGLLLGLLPGAWLGLLLSACVLLAVLSSYRWLALPCSPRNLALAGFCSGLMGTATAVGGPPMALVYQGREAADTRAELAAFFLLTTPASLLALLYQGRLPLDDLLSGSLKLAPGVLAGYGLALCLRGRFDRHNPRRLLLLLAGLAAGGLLLLSLWRLWAGA
- a CDS encoding lipocalin-like domain-containing protein; protein product: MNARGIGLALAGLLLACDGQSPSPQGFAGLGSGAEAFAQVEPGRPLVFPADHGAHPDYRIEWWYLTANLRDRQGRSWGLQWTLFRNALRPGDSATGWDNRTLWMGHAALTGPDGHRFAETFARGGIGQAGVEATPLHAWIDDWQLRSLAPQQDGLGELQLRARGRDFAYRLRLSSDQGPVLHGRQGYSQKSGQGQASYYYSQPFLRAVGEVELDGQASEVEGLAWLDREWSSQPLAADQLGWDWFSLHLDSGDKLMLFQLRHADGRHYRAGTWIGADGSSQALEERDIRLTPTGFARVAGRRMPIRWTLQVAAKGLAVDTAPLQDDSWMATRFPYWEGPIRFAGSHSGVGYLEMTGY